CTCGTTGGGCACCAGGTCGATGTCGAAGTGCGCTTCGGGGTTGACCAGGTTGATGGTCGGCGGCACGAGCCCCTCGCGCAACGCGTGGATGCAGCCGATGAGCTCGACCGCCCCCGAGGCCCCAAGGGCGTGGCCGTGCACGCTCTTGGTCGAGCTCATGAGCAGCGAACCGCCCTTGCTCTTGCGGGCATGGTCGCCGAAGACGTCCAGCACGGCCGCCACCTCGGCGCTGTCGCCCAGGGGGGTGCTGGTGCCGTGGGCGTTGATGTAGCCGATATCCTGGGGCTTCAGGCCCGCGTCTTCGAGCGCCCAGGTCATGGCCTGGCGGGCGCCCCGGCCGGCCTCATCGGGCGCGGTGATGTGGTAGGCGTCAGCGCTGGCCGCCCAGCCCACCATCTCCGCCAGGATCGTCGCGCCCCGGGCCTTGGCGTGGGCTTCGGTCTCCAGCAAGAACGCGGCGGCGCCCTCGGCGAGCACGAACCCGTCTCGATCGGCGTCGAACGGTCGGCTGGCCTTATCGGGCTCCTGGTTGCCGCTCAGGGCCTTCATGGCCTGGAACGCGCCCACGCATAGGGGGGTGATGGCGGCTTCGGTCCCGCCCGCGATCATGACGTCGGTGCGTCCGCGGCGGATGGTCTCGAGCGCTTCACCGAGGGCATTGCCCGAGCTCGCGCACGCGGTGGCCATCGCCGTGGCCGGACCGCGCAAGCCGTAGCTGATCGATGCATTGCCCGCCGTGGCGTTGACCATCAGCTTCGGAACGGTCAGCGGACTCAGCCGCTTCGGCCCGCGATCCAGCAGGATGGAGTGTCCATCCTCGATGGTCGCGATGCCGCCCACGCCGGTGCCAAAGGCCACACCCGCGCGCTCGGGCTCCATCGACGAGAAGTCGATGCCCGACATCTTGACGGCCTGGGCGATGGCGGCCATGCCGAACTGGGCCGAGCGATCGAGCCGCTTGGCTTCACGCGGGTCGATGTGCTCGCCCGGGTTCCAGTCCTTCACCTGGCCGGCAACGTGGGCGCTCCACTGGCCCTCGAAGCGGGCGAACTCGTCGCCCTCGAGGCGAGTGATGCCCGAGACGCCGTCGCGCATGGCAGCCCATGCCGACTGCGGATCGGGACCCATGCAGGTGATGGCCCCGACACCGGTGATGACGACCTTGTGCTGGTTCGTGGCGTGGCTCCCCATGGCGTGGAACCGCCGGCGGCATCAGCCGCCCGGCGGACTACTCGATGCCGTGGGCCTGCTTGATGAAGTCGATGGCCTGGCCGACCGTCTTGATCTGCTCGGCCTGCTCGTCGGGAATGGACGTCTCGAATTCGTCCTCGAACTCCATGACAAGCTCGACCGTGTCGAGGCTGTCGGCGTTCAGATCCTCCACGAAGCTCGTGTCGCGGCTGATCTTTTCCTTTTCGGCGTGCATCTGCTCGGCGACGATGTCGATCACCTTCGACTCGATTTCAGCTTCGGTCACCTGTAAGCCTCCAGTCCCCGGGGGATCGAACGTCCCCCTTGCGGCACCCCAACGCGACGGGCGAGGGGAAGTCTGACCACCCGCCGCCCCAAGTCAACCGCCAGTGGCGGAAGGCCGAGAACCGTTCGGGTGGCGCGATTCTACCCGCAGGCGGGCCACCGGGGCAATCCGGGCCGCCCACCTTCCCAACCCCGGCCCATCCGCAACCCGATCCCGGCCCAAGTCTGGACGAGGTCTGGACCAAGCCTGAACCAGGACTGGACCGGGCAGGGGCCCGGCCCTCAATCGGCCAACCAGCACCGCCCCACGGTTCTCGGGCATCGGCCTGTAGGGGTCGCGCCGCGCGGGAGGGCGCCGCGGGGCCCGCCGGCGGCTCGGGCAGGATCCCGGGCTTCTGTCGGGCCCCGGGCCAGCCGATTCCTCACCCTGGTCGCCGGTCGGTGTCGGTGGCGCTGCCTTTGTCCGTTCCAACGAGGGATGCGGGGGGAATGACGATGATGCCAGACAATCCGACCGAGTTCAGCCAGCAGGTGGCCCAGATCCTGCGCCGCCTCCAGCCCGAGTTGACCATCGACTCGATCCGCGAGGACGAGTTGGTCATCGCCGGCCGCCGGCTGGACCTGATCAACCTCTTCCGCATCGTGAGCCATGATCCCCAGCGGGGCGTGGAGATCGTCGAGCACTACCTCGAGCAGCTCTTTGCCGGCGACCTGATGTACGTCAACGCCATGAGCTTCGACATCGCCCGGCCGCGGATCATGCCGCGCATCCAGCCCGAGAGCATCTTCGAGAGCCTCAGCCGCCGCCTGGTGGCCCACACGCCCTTCGTCAACGGAGCCGTGGTGGTGTACGTGCTCGACCTGCCCCAGATGACCGTGAGCATCACCACCGAGCAGCTCGTCCAGTGGGGCGTGAACATCGAAGAACTCGAGGACATCGCCCGAGAGAACCTCGACCTGTACGCGCCCGAAATGGACGTGCAACTCGTCGAGAGCCGCGAGGGCGGGACGGCCGCCATCCTGGCCGAGCAGGACGGCTACGACGCCGCCCGCCTGCTGCTGGGTAAGCTCTACCACCGCCTGGCCCCCTCGCTGGGCGGCGACTTCCTGGTGGCCATCCCCGCCCGCGACATGTTCGTCGCGCTCTCCCGTGAACCCGCCGAGTTCGTCCAACGCATCCAGGACCGCGTCCGCCAGGACTACGAGCGGCTGCCGTACCCGATCACCGATCAACTCTTCTACGTCACGCGTGACGGCGTGGCGGGGACCGGAGAGTCGAAGGCGGCATAACCGGCCCGGGCCACGGGCCCACTACCCTTGGGCCTTGATCCTGCTCATCGA
This portion of the Phycisphaerales bacterium genome encodes:
- the fabF gene encoding beta-ketoacyl-ACP synthase II; amino-acid sequence: MGSHATNQHKVVITGVGAITCMGPDPQSAWAAMRDGVSGITRLEGDEFARFEGQWSAHVAGQVKDWNPGEHIDPREAKRLDRSAQFGMAAIAQAVKMSGIDFSSMEPERAGVAFGTGVGGIATIEDGHSILLDRGPKRLSPLTVPKLMVNATAGNASISYGLRGPATAMATACASSGNALGEALETIRRGRTDVMIAGGTEAAITPLCVGAFQAMKALSGNQEPDKASRPFDADRDGFVLAEGAAAFLLETEAHAKARGATILAEMVGWAASADAYHITAPDEAGRGARQAMTWALEDAGLKPQDIGYINAHGTSTPLGDSAEVAAVLDVFGDHARKSKGGSLLMSSTKSVHGHALGASGAVELIGCIHALREGLVPPTINLVNPEAHFDIDLVPNEARKSPVRYAMNNTFGFGGHNVSLIVGRYDG
- the acpP gene encoding acyl carrier protein, with the protein product MTEAEIESKVIDIVAEQMHAEKEKISRDTSFVEDLNADSLDTVELVMEFEDEFETSIPDEQAEQIKTVGQAIDFIKQAHGIE
- a CDS encoding DUF1444 family protein, which encodes MTMMPDNPTEFSQQVAQILRRLQPELTIDSIREDELVIAGRRLDLINLFRIVSHDPQRGVEIVEHYLEQLFAGDLMYVNAMSFDIARPRIMPRIQPESIFESLSRRLVAHTPFVNGAVVVYVLDLPQMTVSITTEQLVQWGVNIEELEDIARENLDLYAPEMDVQLVESREGGTAAILAEQDGYDAARLLLGKLYHRLAPSLGGDFLVAIPARDMFVALSREPAEFVQRIQDRVRQDYERLPYPITDQLFYVTRDGVAGTGESKAA